The following coding sequences lie in one Eremothecium sinecaudum strain ATCC 58844 chromosome IV, complete sequence genomic window:
- a CDS encoding glycoside hydrolase family 76 protein (Syntenic homolog of Ashbya gossypii AFR530W; Syntenic homolog of Saccharomyces cerevisiae YMR238W (DFG5)) codes for MSSVHQALTWVFLIGIRFCHGITLDISSRESICAATDIIQNDIMDYYWGSEYGGVVGMFVYPYYWWEAGLVFGGMLENWYLCDNTKYEQLLHDCLIAQSGTNYDFIPSNQSLTEGNDDQGIWGLFVMDVVERNFPDATEEGVPGWLAMIQAVYNTMWLRWDTEHCGGGLRWQIFAYNIGYDYKNSIANGCLFLIAARLGRYTGQQEYLDTAEKVFQWLVDINFFQFNDPILIMDGAHVTNNCTALKGPQWSYNHGIILAGCAVMYNVTGSEVWRERVDKILQSAKYFFFFQDVMYESACQGSKIGCNNDQRAFKSVLSRMLALTSVLAPFTRDQIMPLLQASATSAAASCAGGPSGSYCGLDWHRAEFDGIYGLGEQISALDVIQSLLIHTKPAPHTANEGGSSKGDPEAGKNYTTSSSVLVFEDAPIIEQNERIIAASITAGVLGMILGTGIWMMF; via the coding sequence ATGTCTTCCGTGCATCAGGCCCTAACTTGGGTATTTTTAATAGGTATACGATTCTGCCATGGGATTACGCTCGATATAAGTTCACGAGAATCCATATGTGCTGCCACAGATATTATTCAAAACGACATAATGGATTATTATTGGGGTAGTGAATATGGAGGCGTGGTGGGAATGTTCGTTTATCCTTATTACTGGTGGGAAGCAGGGTTGGTTTTTGGTGGAATGCTTGAAAATTGGTATTTGTGTGATAATACAAAATATGAGCAGCTTTTACACGACTGTTTAATTGCTCAATCTGGTACCAATTACGATTTTATTCCTTCCAATCAATCCTTAACCGAGGGTAACGATGACCAGGGTATCTGGGGATTATTTGTGATGGACGTGGTAGAGCGAAACTTTCCAGACGCTACAGAAGAAGGCGTACCGGGGTGGCTTGCAATGATACAGGCGGTCTATAACACTATGTGGTTACGTTGGGATACGGAACACTGCGGGGGCGGTTTACGATGGCAGATTTTCGCATACAATATTGGATATGATTATAAGAATTCAATCGCCAATGGGTGTCTCTTTCTGATAGCTGCGCGACTTGGCCGATACACTGGTCAACAGGAGTATTTGGACACAGCAGAAAAAGTATTTCAGTGGCTGGTTGATATAAATTTCTTCCAGTTTAATGACCCTATTCTTATTATGGATGGTGCCCATGTCACCAATAACTGTACCGCTTTAAAAGGCCCACAGTGGTCATATAACCATGGGATCATCCTCGCGGGCTGCGCAGTCATGTACAACGTCACGGGATCTGAAGTATGGCGAGAACGTGTTGATAAGATCCTCCAAAGTGCGAAgtacttcttcttcttccagGATGTAATGTACGAGAGTGCATGTCAGGGAAGTAAAATAGGATGCAACAACGATCAACGAGCATTCAAGAGTGTTCTTTCACGTATGCTCGCTTTGACATCTGTTCTCGCACCGTTTACGCGTGATCAGATCATGCCTTTGCTACAAGCTTCAGCAACGTCAGCAGCTGCGTCGTGTGCAGGCGGTCCATCAGGCTCCTATTGTGGCCTCGACTGGCATCGTGCCGAATTCGATGGTATTTATGGACTTGGTGAACAAATCAGTGCTTTAGATGTTATTCAGAGCCTACTAATCCACACAAAGCCTGCTCCACATACAGCTAACGAGGGTGGCTCAAGTAAAGGTGATCCTGAAGCTGGTAAGAATTACACAACTAGCAGCAGTGTCTTAGTATTCGAAGACGCTCCCATAATCGAACAAAATGAACGCATTATCGCAGCGTCCATAACAGCAGGCGTTCTAGGTATGATCCTGGGCACTGGAATATGGATGATGTTTTAA